Proteins from a single region of Deinococcus seoulensis:
- a CDS encoding SDR family oxidoreductase, whose product MTQTPTLGTLQAGTADSTFRPDLLAGKHALITGGGSGINLGIAQSFAAHGCRVTILGRNLEKAQKAAQGIIDAGGQALGVSADVRDIAAMQAAAAQAVETFGPFDIVLAGAAGNFPAPVDGISPNGFKTVVEIDLLGTYHTIKACAPHLTTPGGNILSISAYGIPVPMQAHVVAAKAGVDALTRTLAIEWGLRGIRVNAIIPGPIDGTEGMARLAPDEKTRHQFMSTVPLGRFGIPQDIANAALFLVSDAASYVTGVILPVDGGQNMLGGAPQYQMYQQMGLALPKKD is encoded by the coding sequence CGCCCTGATCACCGGCGGCGGCAGCGGCATCAACCTCGGCATCGCCCAGAGCTTCGCCGCGCACGGCTGCCGGGTGACCATCCTGGGCCGCAACCTCGAGAAAGCCCAGAAGGCCGCGCAGGGCATCATCGACGCGGGCGGGCAGGCCCTCGGCGTCAGCGCCGACGTGCGCGACATCGCCGCCATGCAGGCCGCCGCCGCGCAGGCCGTCGAAACCTTCGGCCCGTTCGACATCGTCCTCGCCGGAGCCGCCGGGAACTTCCCCGCACCCGTCGACGGCATCAGCCCCAACGGCTTCAAGACCGTCGTCGAGATCGACCTGCTCGGCACGTACCACACCATCAAAGCCTGCGCTCCCCACCTGACCACCCCCGGCGGGAACATCCTGAGCATCAGCGCCTACGGCATCCCCGTGCCCATGCAGGCGCACGTCGTCGCCGCCAAGGCCGGCGTGGACGCCCTGACCCGCACCCTCGCCATCGAATGGGGCCTGCGCGGCATCCGCGTGAACGCCATCATCCCCGGCCCCATCGACGGCACCGAAGGCATGGCCCGCCTCGCCCCCGACGAGAAGACCCGCCACCAGTTCATGAGCACCGTCCCGCTGGGCCGCTTCGGCATCCCCCAGGACATCGCCAACGCCGCCCTGTTCCTCGTCAGTGACGCCGCCAGCTACGTCACGGGCGTCATCCTGCCCGTCGACGGCGGCCAGAACATGCTCGGCGGCGCCCCCCAGTACCAGATGTACCAGCAGATGGGCCTCGCCCTGCCCAAGAAAGACTGA